The genomic window TGCGCGGCTGCTGCGGTTTTTTGACCGCGTAAAACGGATAGCCAAATACCAGCGCGCCACGCACATAGTCAGGCGCATTATCAAGCAGCATGGTAGCGACCCGCCCGCCCATCGACTTGCCCGCCAGCCACAGCGGCACGCCATCATTCAGTTCATCAATGCGGGCGCGAAAATACTCAAGCAGCTGCGGCATGCGATTGGGCGGCCGGCGCCGACCATCTTCACGCCTGGCCTGCATATAGGGGAACTCAAACCGCAGCACCTGATAGCCCGCGTCAGCAAGCCCCTGCGCCGCCGCCTGCATAAAATCGGAATCCATGGGCGCACCGGCACCATGGGCAAATAAAATGCGACCCTTGCGGGGCTGCCCATCCATTATAAACATTGAATCTCCCATTAATCGCCCGCCTGGAACATCTTGATTCAGATCAAACAAAGCACCGATTTATACGACT from Marinobacterium aestuarii includes these protein-coding regions:
- a CDS encoding alpha/beta fold hydrolase; translation: MFIMDGQPRKGRILFAHGAGAPMDSDFMQAAAQGLADAGYQVLRFEFPYMQARREDGRRRPPNRMPQLLEYFRARIDELNDGVPLWLAGKSMGGRVATMLLDNAPDYVRGALVFGYPFYAVKKPQQPRIEHLTELPLPVHVFQGTRDALGNREAVESYGLSAQLQLHWLEDGDHDLKPRRASGFTQEQHLACVFATVAGL